The proteins below come from a single Magallana gigas chromosome 10, xbMagGiga1.1, whole genome shotgun sequence genomic window:
- the LOC105345740 gene encoding cyclin-dependent kinase 5 activator 1, protein MGTVMSFTPKPRKPLYEDFHLQNFGYEILNNAKNAQSSQSREKMYKKHTVFLSGLSWKKFSVNGSKKKDKNFLLRSNASIVPGKLDNNSNIDHLNRNIPKSLSLYDIKPGTDENVPPRKTSEKSEKITTSPAKRTIIQASTSELLKCLGEYLCKKCRKIKTFEGCDLIMWLRTVDRSLLLQGWQDVGFINPANVVFVFMLVRDSSHADLVTEQDLQAMVLTCLYLSYSYMGNEISYPLKPFLVETDKDRFWDRCLSIVNKQSSNMLRINSDPGFFTEIFAELKSYSPCI, encoded by the coding sequence ATGGGCACTGTAATGTCGTTCACGCCGAAACCCAGAAAACCTCTCTATGAGGACTTTCATTTACAGAACTTCGGATACGAAATTCTGAACAATGCTAAGAATGCACAGTCTTCTCAATCGCGGGAAAAGATGTACAAGAAGCACACGGTGTTTCTGAGTGGACTTAGCTGGAAAAAATTCTCGGTGAACGGGAGTAAGAAAAAAGACAAGAACTTCCTTCTACGATCCAACGCTTCCATTGTGCCGGGTAAACTTGACAATAACTCGAACATTGATCACCTGAACAGAAACATCCCAAAGTCACTGTCGCTCTACGACATCAAACCGGGCACCGACGAGAATGTCCCACCGAGGAAAACGTCCGAGAAATCCGAGAAGATCACCACCAGTCCCGCCAAACGCACCATCATCCAAGCCTCCACCTCGGAACTCCTCAAGTGTTTAGGGGAGTACCTGTGCAAGAAATGTAGAAAGATAAAGACTTTCGAGGGTTGTGACCTCATCATGTGGCTGCGGACGGTGGACCGATCCTTGCTCCTACAAGGCTGGCAGGATGTAGGATTCATCAATCCTGCCAATGTCGTGTTCGTCTTCATGTTGGTTCGGGACAGCAGCCACGCTGACCTGGTAACAGAGCAGGACCTTCAGGCCATGGTGCTCACGTGCCTGTACCTGTCCTACAGCTACATGGGTAACGAGATCAGCTACCCACTGAAACCCTTCCTAGTGGAGACAGACAAAGACAGGTTTTGGGACCGATGTCTTTCCATTGTGAACAAACAGAGCAGCAACATGCTGCGGATAAACAGTGATCCGGGCTTTTTCACGGAGATCTTTGCTGAACTGAAGTCTTACTCACCGTGTATATAA